The following are encoded together in the Pseudoalteromonas piscicida genome:
- the nusG gene encoding transcription termination/antitermination protein NusG — MSDENKEKKLRWYVIQAFSGFEKRVAQTIIEHIKIEGLEDLFGEILVPTEEVVEMRAGQKRKSERKFFPGYVLVQMVMDDASWHLVNSTPRVMGFVGGTSDRPAPISQKEADRILNRLQENAEAPKPATLFEPGEVVRVTDGPFADFNGVVEEVDYEKSRLKVSVLIFGRSTPVDLEFGQVEKDK; from the coding sequence ATGTCGGATGAGAACAAAGAAAAGAAATTACGTTGGTACGTGATCCAAGCGTTTTCTGGTTTTGAAAAACGCGTAGCACAAACCATTATCGAGCATATTAAAATCGAAGGGTTGGAAGATCTATTCGGTGAGATCCTTGTGCCGACTGAAGAAGTGGTTGAAATGCGTGCAGGTCAGAAGCGTAAATCTGAGCGTAAATTCTTCCCTGGCTATGTATTAGTTCAAATGGTGATGGACGATGCGTCTTGGCACTTGGTGAATAGTACACCTCGTGTAATGGGCTTTGTTGGTGGTACGTCAGACCGTCCTGCACCAATCAGTCAAAAAGAAGCGGATCGTATTCTTAACCGTCTGCAAGAGAATGCTGAAGCACCGAAACCTGCTACTTTATTTGAGCCGGGTGAAGTGGTTCGTGTTACAGATGGTCCATTTGCTGACTTCAACGGTGTGGTTGAAGAAGTGGATTACGAAAAGAGTCGCCTGAAAGTATCGGTACTTATTTTCGGTCGTTCAACGCCTGTAGACCTAGAATTTGGTCAGGTTGAGAAAGACAAATAA
- the cysG gene encoding siroheme synthase CysG — MQYLPIFTKLENKPVLIVGGGEVALRKCRAFLKANAAVSLVSPEFCPELLSLAADSSVALRHKPFDVSDLDNTMLVVAATDIEAVNAEVAELAEARNLFVNVVDDQPKCNFIFPSIVDRNPITIAISSAGTAPVLARRLREKLETLIPQHIGPLATLVGQFRHKVKARFKHFADRRQFWESVFDSNVVSEVQAGNNENAQIQLEAMLESTPSPEGEVYVVGAGPGDPELLTLKALQLMQQADVVVYDYLVSDEIMDLVRRDADLICVGKKAGNHSVKQEHTNQILVDLAKQGKKVCRIKGGDPFIYGRGGEEVQVLVENNVKYQIVPGITAAAGCSAYAGIPLTHRDHAQAIQFVTGHCKQDGQELDWEGLAKANQTLAVYMGVIKSPHIQAQLLAHGRAPNTPVAIVENGTRKSQRVVRTQLDQLAQTITAHDIQSPALLIIGEVAALHEQLAWFNKNNQISSFAQPITQVA; from the coding sequence GTGCAATACTTGCCAATTTTTACCAAACTAGAAAATAAACCTGTATTAATTGTAGGTGGTGGTGAGGTTGCGCTGAGAAAGTGTCGCGCCTTTTTAAAAGCAAACGCAGCAGTCTCTTTAGTTTCACCTGAGTTTTGCCCTGAGCTTTTATCGCTAGCAGCAGATTCAAGCGTTGCACTTCGACATAAGCCATTTGACGTATCAGACCTAGACAATACCATGTTAGTCGTTGCGGCAACGGATATTGAAGCCGTAAATGCAGAGGTGGCAGAGCTTGCTGAAGCTCGCAACCTTTTCGTTAACGTAGTCGACGACCAACCAAAGTGTAATTTTATTTTTCCTTCAATCGTGGATAGAAACCCTATTACGATTGCCATATCCAGTGCTGGAACTGCCCCCGTCCTTGCAAGGCGATTACGAGAGAAGTTAGAAACCCTTATTCCACAGCATATCGGTCCGCTGGCAACGCTTGTCGGTCAATTTAGACATAAAGTGAAAGCGCGCTTTAAACACTTTGCTGACCGCCGTCAATTTTGGGAATCCGTCTTTGATTCAAATGTGGTAAGTGAAGTACAAGCTGGTAATAATGAAAATGCACAAATTCAACTTGAAGCCATGCTAGAAAGCACTCCTTCACCTGAAGGCGAGGTTTATGTCGTCGGTGCAGGCCCTGGCGACCCAGAGCTACTGACGCTTAAGGCATTACAACTTATGCAGCAAGCCGATGTGGTAGTGTATGATTATCTGGTATCTGACGAAATCATGGATCTTGTACGTCGTGACGCTGATTTAATCTGTGTGGGCAAAAAAGCCGGTAATCATAGTGTTAAGCAAGAACACACCAATCAGATTTTGGTTGATTTAGCCAAGCAAGGTAAAAAGGTTTGTAGAATAAAAGGCGGCGACCCATTTATTTACGGTCGCGGTGGCGAAGAAGTACAAGTATTGGTTGAAAATAACGTGAAATATCAAATTGTTCCTGGCATTACTGCTGCAGCAGGATGTAGCGCGTACGCTGGTATTCCACTAACCCATAGAGATCATGCCCAAGCTATTCAATTCGTTACTGGACATTGTAAGCAAGATGGACAGGAACTCGATTGGGAAGGCTTAGCTAAGGCAAATCAAACGCTTGCCGTGTACATGGGGGTTATTAAGTCACCCCATATTCAAGCACAATTACTCGCTCATGGGCGTGCACCGAACACACCGGTAGCGATTGTGGAAAATGGCACGCGCAAATCTCAGCGTGTAGTAAGAACACAATTAGATCAACTTGCACAGACCATTACTGCGCATGATATTCAATCGCCAGCACTATTGATTATTGGTGAAGTGGCAGCATTACACGAGCAACTAGCTTGGTTTAATAAGAACAATCAAATCAGTAGCTTTGCTCAACCCATTACGCAAGTCGCGTAA
- the rplL gene encoding 50S ribosomal protein L7/L12: MSVTKDQILDAIAEMSVMEVVELVEAMEEKFGVTAAAAVVAAGPAEAAEEKTEFDVILAAAGGNKVAAIKAVRGATGLGLKEAKALVESAPAPIKEGVSKEEAEALKKDLEEAGAEVEIK; the protein is encoded by the coding sequence ATGTCTGTAACTAAAGACCAAATCCTTGACGCTATTGCTGAAATGTCAGTAATGGAAGTTGTTGAACTAGTTGAAGCTATGGAAGAGAAGTTCGGTGTAACTGCAGCTGCTGCTGTTGTTGCTGCTGGTCCTGCTGAAGCTGCTGAAGAAAAGACTGAGTTCGACGTAATCCTAGCTGCTGCTGGCGGTAACAAAGTTGCTGCAATCAAAGCGGTACGTGGCGCAACAGGTCTAGGCCTTAAAGAAGCTAAAGCGCTAGTTGAGTCTGCTCCTGCACCTATCAAAGAAGGTGTATCTAAGGAAGAAGCTGAAGCGCTTAAGAAAGATCTTGAAGAAGCTGGTGCTGAAGTTGAGATCAAGTAA
- the cysC gene encoding adenylyl-sulfate kinase — MDENIVWHNYAVDKTKRSELKGHKPCVLWFTGFSGSGKSTVANALEHALQAKGIHTYLLDGDNVRHGLCKDLGFSDEDRVENIRRVGELSKLMIDAGLMVLTAFISPFQAERDMVRNLVASGEFIEVYLDTPLEVCEQRDPKGLYKKARAGEIKHFTGIDSAYEPPINPEICLNTSEQSLEESVQQLIHYLLSKNLIG, encoded by the coding sequence ATGGACGAAAATATTGTTTGGCATAACTATGCCGTAGATAAAACAAAACGTAGCGAATTAAAAGGTCATAAGCCTTGCGTGCTGTGGTTTACAGGCTTTTCAGGCTCAGGAAAAAGCACCGTGGCAAATGCACTTGAGCATGCACTGCAAGCAAAAGGCATACACACCTACCTCCTTGATGGGGATAATGTCAGGCATGGACTGTGTAAAGACTTAGGATTCAGCGATGAAGACCGAGTTGAAAACATCCGTCGAGTAGGTGAACTCAGTAAATTAATGATTGATGCGGGACTAATGGTACTCACTGCTTTTATTTCACCTTTTCAAGCAGAACGAGACATGGTGCGTAATTTAGTCGCAAGCGGCGAATTTATTGAAGTATACCTTGATACGCCGCTCGAAGTTTGTGAGCAGCGGGACCCTAAAGGTTTGTATAAAAAAGCGCGTGCGGGAGAAATAAAACACTTTACTGGCATTGATTCGGCGTATGAGCCCCCAATTAATCCAGAAATATGTTTAAATACTTCTGAGCAGTCGCTGGAAGAGTCTGTCCAGCAGCTAATACACTATCTACTGTCAAAAAATTTAATAGGGTAA
- the cysD gene encoding sulfate adenylyltransferase subunit CysD: MALTHLQQLEAESIKIIREVAAEFENPVMLYSIGKDSSVLLHLARKAFYPAKIPFPLLHVDTNWKFREMIEFRDRLAKEYGFELLVHKNPEGLEMNISPFVHGSSKHTDIMKTQGLKQALDQYGFDAAFGGARRDEEKSRAKERVYSFRDKHHRWDPKNQRPELWNTYNGQVNPGESIRVFPLSNWTELDIWQYIYQEGIEIVPLYLSKPRPVVERNGTLIMVDDDRMPLAEGEVPEMKSVRFRTLGCYPLTGAVESEADTLTGIIEEMLLSTSSEREGRVIDHDSSGSMEKKKREGYF; this comes from the coding sequence ATGGCTTTAACCCATCTCCAGCAACTCGAAGCTGAGAGCATAAAGATCATCCGAGAGGTTGCCGCAGAGTTTGAAAACCCGGTAATGCTGTATTCGATTGGTAAAGACTCGTCGGTACTGCTTCACCTTGCTCGTAAGGCTTTCTACCCTGCGAAGATCCCTTTTCCTCTACTCCACGTTGATACCAATTGGAAATTCAGAGAAATGATCGAGTTTCGCGATAGATTAGCAAAAGAGTATGGATTTGAATTGCTTGTGCACAAAAATCCTGAAGGGCTAGAGATGAACATCAGTCCATTTGTTCATGGTTCATCTAAGCATACCGATATCATGAAAACACAAGGCCTTAAGCAAGCGCTAGATCAATATGGCTTTGACGCTGCCTTTGGTGGTGCGCGCCGTGATGAAGAAAAATCTCGTGCAAAAGAGCGCGTTTATTCATTTAGAGACAAGCACCATCGTTGGGATCCTAAAAACCAGCGTCCGGAGTTATGGAATACGTATAACGGTCAAGTGAATCCTGGCGAAAGTATTCGAGTTTTCCCATTATCAAACTGGACAGAGCTCGATATTTGGCAATACATCTACCAAGAAGGTATTGAGATAGTGCCGCTTTACCTCTCGAAGCCAAGACCGGTTGTTGAGCGTAACGGAACGTTAATTATGGTCGATGACGACCGCATGCCACTTGCTGAAGGTGAAGTGCCTGAAATGAAATCTGTACGCTTCAGAACACTTGGCTGTTACCCACTAACGGGTGCAGTTGAATCGGAAGCCGATACGCTTACCGGAATTATCGAAGAAATGTTGTTATCTACGTCATCAGAACGTGAAGGAAGAGTGATTGATCATGATTCATCAGGATCAATGGAGAAGAAAAAGCGCGAGGGGTATTTCTAA
- the rplJ gene encoding 50S ribosomal protein L10 — translation MALNLQDKKAIVAEVNEAAKGALSAVVADSRGVTVGAITALRKEAREAGVWMKVVRNTLARRAVEGTDYECLNESLVGPSLIAFSSEHPGAAARIFADFAKKNEAFELKTAAFEGKIVDVDMLAKLPTYDEAVARLMSAMKEASAGKLCKTIEAVRVQKAEQAA, via the coding sequence ATGGCTTTAAATCTTCAAGACAAAAAAGCAATTGTTGCTGAAGTCAACGAAGCTGCCAAAGGTGCTCTTTCAGCAGTTGTTGCTGATTCTCGTGGTGTAACAGTAGGTGCAATCACTGCTCTTCGTAAAGAAGCTCGTGAAGCTGGTGTATGGATGAAAGTTGTTCGTAACACCCTAGCTAGACGTGCGGTTGAAGGCACTGATTACGAATGCCTTAATGAATCACTAGTTGGTCCAAGCCTAATCGCTTTCTCTTCAGAGCACCCTGGTGCTGCTGCGCGTATCTTTGCAGATTTCGCGAAAAAGAACGAAGCATTTGAGCTTAAAACTGCTGCATTCGAAGGCAAAATCGTTGACGTAGATATGCTTGCTAAGCTACCTACTTACGACGAAGCTGTTGCACGCTTAATGAGCGCTATGAAAGAAGCGTCTGCTGGCAAATTGTGTAAAACAATTGAAGCGGTACGTGTACAGAAAGCTGAGCAAGCTGCTTAA
- the rplK gene encoding 50S ribosomal protein L11, with amino-acid sequence MAKKVEALIKLQVAAGMANPSPPVGPALGQHGVNIMEFCKAFNARTESIEKGAPVPVVISVYSDRSFTFEMKTPPAAYLLKKAAGIKSGSGRPNTEKVGTVTRAQLEEIVETKRPDLTAADMDAAVRTIAGSARAMGLNVEE; translated from the coding sequence ATGGCTAAGAAAGTTGAAGCTCTAATCAAGCTACAAGTTGCTGCTGGTATGGCTAACCCTAGTCCTCCAGTAGGTCCTGCACTAGGTCAACACGGTGTAAACATCATGGAATTCTGTAAAGCGTTCAACGCACGTACAGAGTCTATCGAAAAAGGCGCACCTGTTCCTGTTGTTATTTCTGTTTACAGTGACCGTTCTTTCACTTTTGAAATGAAGACTCCACCTGCGGCATACCTTCTTAAGAAGGCTGCTGGTATCAAGTCTGGTTCTGGTCGTCCTAACACTGAAAAAGTTGGTACAGTTACTCGTGCTCAACTTGAAGAGATCGTTGAGACGAAACGTCCAGATCTTACTGCTGCTGATATGGACGCAGCTGTACGCACGATTGCAGGTTCTGCACGTGCAATGGGCTTGAACGTAGAGGAGTAA
- the secE gene encoding preprotein translocase subunit SecE: MSTNVENSSSSMDTVKWLAAIALLTGAVVGNYLYADLSVLVRAVGVVAAIAAALGILVTTEKGRTFIAFAKESRIEVRKVIWPTRQEATHTTFIVIIATVIMALILWGLDGILFRAVGFLTGLEI, encoded by the coding sequence ATGAGCACTAATGTTGAAAACTCGTCAAGCTCGATGGACACGGTAAAGTGGCTAGCTGCTATTGCACTTCTAACTGGTGCCGTAGTTGGTAATTATCTATATGCCGATTTATCTGTTTTAGTACGCGCTGTTGGCGTAGTTGCAGCTATCGCTGCAGCTTTGGGCATTTTGGTAACGACTGAAAAAGGCCGTACCTTTATCGCTTTTGCTAAAGAATCACGAATTGAAGTACGTAAAGTTATCTGGCCAACGCGTCAGGAAGCGACTCACACTACTTTTATCGTGATCATTGCAACGGTGATTATGGCATTAATCCTATGGGGATTAGATGGTATACTTTTCCGTGCAGTAGGCTTTTTAACTGGATTGGAGATCTGA
- the deoC gene encoding deoxyribose-phosphate aldolase — MTLQSDARLSLSLMDLTSLKEDDTSASILALLNSINPDIGLPAAICVYPQFVTLVKEELEKREWSQIKVATVTNFPSGEQKLQQVLAQTHSAIADGADEIDLVLPYQQLMAGDPDTPWQYVHSSRLACQDKAKLKVIIESGVLAKPKLIAEAAQLAIVAGADFVKTSTGKVAVNATPEAAEVILKTIKSSGKSVGFKAAGGVKSVVEAQRYLRLAEEIMGAEWLNAKNFRFGASSLLSDVAVVVNGQSE, encoded by the coding sequence ATGACTTTACAATCTGATGCTCGGTTGTCGCTGAGTTTAATGGATTTGACCTCTTTGAAAGAGGACGATACGTCGGCAAGTATTCTCGCGTTATTGAATAGCATTAACCCTGATATCGGACTACCTGCGGCTATTTGTGTGTATCCGCAATTTGTGACCTTAGTAAAAGAAGAACTAGAAAAGCGTGAGTGGTCGCAGATAAAAGTAGCCACGGTGACCAACTTCCCATCTGGAGAGCAAAAGCTCCAGCAAGTCCTTGCACAAACTCATTCTGCAATCGCGGATGGTGCCGACGAAATTGATCTTGTGCTTCCTTATCAGCAGCTGATGGCGGGTGACCCAGATACGCCTTGGCAATATGTGCATTCGAGTAGGCTTGCTTGTCAAGATAAAGCAAAGCTCAAAGTCATCATCGAAAGTGGTGTATTGGCCAAGCCAAAGCTCATTGCGGAAGCCGCACAGCTTGCCATTGTGGCTGGGGCGGACTTTGTTAAAACGAGTACAGGAAAGGTTGCTGTCAACGCAACGCCAGAAGCAGCAGAGGTTATCCTGAAGACAATCAAAAGCAGCGGTAAATCGGTTGGATTTAAAGCGGCCGGTGGAGTAAAGTCAGTCGTTGAAGCGCAGCGATATTTACGATTGGCTGAAGAAATTATGGGAGCCGAGTGGCTCAATGCCAAGAATTTTAGATTCGGTGCTTCAAGCCTATTGAGTGATGTAGCAGTGGTTGTGAATGGACAGAGCGAGTGA
- the rplA gene encoding 50S ribosomal protein L1, translating into MAKLTKRMRTIREKVDATKEYEINEAVALLKELATAKFVESVDVAVNLGIDARKSDQNVRGATVLPHGTGRDVRVAVFTQGANAEAAKEAGADLVGMEDLAEQVKKGEMNFDVVVASPDAMRVVGQLGQILGPRGLMPNPKTGTVTPNVAEAVKNAKAGQVRYRNDKNGIIHTTIGKVDFDANQLQENLEALIIALKKAKPSTAKGTFVKKVSISTTMGAGVALDQATLNTQVV; encoded by the coding sequence ATGGCTAAATTAACTAAGCGTATGCGTACTATCCGCGAGAAAGTGGATGCGACTAAAGAGTACGAAATCAACGAAGCTGTTGCTCTTCTAAAAGAACTTGCTACTGCTAAGTTCGTTGAAAGTGTTGACGTTGCTGTAAACCTAGGTATCGATGCTCGTAAATCTGACCAAAACGTACGTGGTGCAACTGTACTACCTCACGGTACTGGTCGTGATGTACGCGTAGCGGTATTCACTCAAGGTGCAAATGCTGAAGCTGCTAAAGAAGCTGGTGCTGATTTAGTAGGTATGGAAGACCTTGCAGAGCAAGTTAAGAAAGGCGAAATGAACTTTGACGTTGTTGTTGCTTCTCCTGATGCAATGCGCGTTGTTGGTCAACTAGGTCAAATCCTAGGTCCACGTGGTCTTATGCCTAACCCTAAGACAGGTACTGTAACTCCTAACGTTGCAGAAGCTGTTAAGAACGCTAAAGCTGGTCAGGTTCGTTACCGTAACGATAAGAACGGTATCATCCACACTACTATCGGTAAAGTAGACTTTGACGCTAACCAACTTCAAGAAAACCTTGAAGCGCTAATCATCGCGCTTAAGAAGGCTAAGCCTTCTACTGCAAAAGGTACTTTCGTGAAGAAAGTAAGCATCTCTACTACGATGGGTGCTGGTGTTGCTTTAGACCAAGCTACTCTAAATACTCAAGTAGTATAA
- the cysN gene encoding sulfate adenylyltransferase subunit CysN, with translation MSTANEVKELGIETYLARQQDKSLLRMMTCGSVDDGKSTLIGRLLHDSHQIYEDQLAALHKDNEKVGNAGEDLDLALLVDGLQAEREQGITIDVAYRYFSTAKRKFIIADTPGHEQYTRNMVTGASTSDLAIILVDARYGVQVQTKRHSFICDSLGIKQFVVAINKMDIVDFDEAVFERIKADYLKFAEQLNVKDIRFVPMSALKGDNVVNRSEQTPYYQDKPLLELLEDSPAAEPNHGFEARFPVQYVVRPNLDFRGFQGTLTSGSLSVGQAVKVLPSGKTSTIKELVTFDGNLTQVETGQAFTITLADEVDVSRGDVIVPAESAAQVTNQITAKLVWMHETPLQLGKSYNLKLGSKKTAAIVKNIEHTIDVNTLEHGQADSLSLNEIAIVTIELTENVVADEYLNNRETGSFILIDRLSNLTIGAGMVETVQAATTASSSQFSEFEIEFNALVRKHFPHWQALDISKLK, from the coding sequence ATGTCAACAGCCAATGAAGTGAAAGAATTAGGCATTGAAACCTATTTAGCGCGTCAGCAAGACAAGAGCTTGTTGCGCATGATGACCTGCGGCAGCGTAGATGACGGCAAATCAACACTGATCGGCCGTTTGCTACACGATAGCCATCAAATCTATGAAGACCAATTGGCGGCGCTACATAAAGACAATGAAAAAGTCGGTAATGCGGGTGAAGATCTAGATTTGGCGCTACTAGTTGACGGCTTACAAGCAGAGCGTGAGCAAGGTATTACCATTGATGTGGCTTACCGTTATTTCTCAACTGCGAAGCGTAAGTTTATTATTGCCGATACGCCGGGACACGAGCAATATACGCGTAACATGGTTACGGGTGCATCGACCAGTGATTTGGCTATTATCCTTGTCGATGCCCGTTATGGTGTTCAAGTTCAGACTAAACGCCATAGCTTTATCTGTGATTCTCTGGGTATCAAACAGTTCGTTGTCGCGATAAACAAGATGGATATTGTCGACTTTGATGAGGCCGTATTTGAGCGTATTAAGGCCGACTATTTGAAGTTTGCTGAGCAGCTAAATGTAAAAGATATTCGTTTTGTGCCAATGTCAGCACTTAAAGGCGACAATGTGGTAAATCGCTCAGAGCAAACGCCTTATTATCAAGACAAACCATTGCTGGAACTGCTGGAAGATTCTCCTGCAGCAGAGCCTAACCATGGTTTTGAAGCGCGTTTCCCTGTGCAATATGTGGTGCGTCCTAACTTAGACTTTCGAGGTTTCCAAGGCACATTAACCTCTGGTAGTTTAAGCGTTGGCCAAGCGGTTAAAGTATTGCCATCGGGTAAAACATCAACCATTAAAGAACTCGTCACTTTTGATGGCAACCTAACCCAAGTGGAAACCGGACAAGCATTTACTATCACCCTAGCAGATGAGGTCGATGTGAGTCGTGGTGATGTGATTGTGCCTGCTGAGTCTGCTGCTCAAGTGACGAATCAGATCACTGCTAAGCTAGTATGGATGCACGAAACGCCACTACAACTCGGTAAAAGTTATAACCTTAAATTGGGCAGCAAGAAAACCGCGGCAATCGTGAAAAATATCGAGCACACTATCGATGTGAATACACTTGAGCACGGCCAAGCCGATTCATTGTCATTAAATGAAATTGCTATTGTGACAATCGAGCTGACAGAAAATGTCGTTGCGGATGAGTATTTAAATAATCGTGAAACTGGCTCATTTATTTTAATTGATCGCCTATCTAACCTAACCATAGGTGCCGGTATGGTGGAAACGGTTCAAGCAGCAACAACAGCGTCCTCAAGTCAGTTTAGTGAATTTGAGATTGAGTTTAATGCGTTAGTTCGCAAGCACTTCCCTCATTGGCAAGCGCTTGATATTTCGAAGTTAAAATAA